The following proteins are encoded in a genomic region of ANME-2 cluster archaeon:
- the guaA gene encoding glutamine-hydrolyzing GMP synthase — protein MVKVQPFVEKTIQHIKDSIKGPAIIALSGGVDSSVCAVLANRAIGELLTPIYIDTGLMRKGETKRIQEVFGDMNLLTIYAGDRFLGALKGLTDPEEKRKAIGETFIRVFEETAKGFNARYLIQGTIYPDRIESEGGIKSHHNVGGLPSVIDFDDIIEPISDLYKDEVRDVAHALGLPDEISERMPFPGPGLSVRIIGEVTAEKVDAVREANAIVEAELLEQFKPWQTFAALLGKGTGVKGDQRIHGWIIAVRAVESRDGMTAGPIELPWETLRKIEGRITGEIPGVARVLYDITPKPPATIEFE, from the coding sequence ATGGTAAAGGTCCAACCTTTCGTAGAGAAAACAATACAACACATAAAAGATTCAATCAAAGGACCCGCAATTATCGCACTTTCCGGAGGAGTGGATAGTTCTGTATGTGCAGTTCTTGCTAACAGGGCTATTGGAGAGCTACTGACGCCAATTTACATTGACACCGGCCTGATGCGAAAAGGAGAAACAAAGCGTATACAGGAAGTTTTCGGGGACATGAACCTGCTTACCATTTATGCGGGCGACAGGTTCCTGGGTGCCTTAAAAGGGCTGACAGACCCTGAAGAGAAACGCAAAGCCATAGGTGAGACTTTTATCAGGGTGTTTGAAGAAACCGCCAAAGGGTTCAATGCACGATACCTTATCCAGGGTACCATCTACCCTGACAGGATAGAATCGGAAGGTGGCATCAAATCTCATCATAACGTGGGTGGATTACCCTCTGTAATAGACTTTGATGATATTATAGAACCCATATCCGACCTGTATAAGGATGAGGTACGGGATGTGGCACATGCACTCGGGTTGCCTGACGAAATATCAGAACGAATGCCGTTTCCCGGACCTGGGCTTTCGGTGAGGATCATCGGTGAGGTCACAGCAGAAAAAGTAGATGCGGTCAGGGAAGCAAATGCCATTGTTGAGGCGGAGCTGCTGGAACAGTTCAAACCCTGGCAAACCTTTGCCGCGTTACTTGGAAAAGGAACCGGGGTAAAAGGCGACCAGCGGATACACGGCTGGATCATTGCAGTGAGGGCCGTTGAATCCAGGGACGGGATGACTGCAGGACCGATTGAACTTCCCTGGGAAACGCTCAGGAAGATAGAAGGTCGCATAACAGGTGAGATACCCGGAGTTGCCAGGGTATTGTATGACATCACACCAAAACCTCCTGCAACAATCGAATTCGAATAA